In Bacteroidota bacterium, the sequence TCAGACTCTTTTTCTGAGAGGAAAATGTAAAGGCCATTTGATTGACAACACGGTACCTTCTGAATTAGATCCCTGGTTGGAAGCTCTAAAGGTTATTAACCCTCGGGAGGTGATGATTTATACCATTGCACGTGATACGCCTGCCCAGGGATTGGAAAAAGTTCCTTTAAAAGAGTTAAAGGAGATTGCTGCAAAAGTTCAATCGTTGGGATTTAAAACTCAGGTTTCCGGTTAAAAATTATTGCTTGGTTTTGGCTTTATCCAGGGTAAAGGAAAAGACTGAACCTTCGTTTAATTTGCTTTTAACGGTAATCGTCTGGCCATGGGCTTCAATAATATGTTTGACGATGGCCAATCCTAAGCCTGTTCCGCCCTGTTCCCGTGAGCGGCTCTTGTCTACGCGGTAAAAACGTTCGAAGATCCGGGATATCTCATTTTCAGGAATTCCAATGCCATTATCCCTTACTTCGATTAGTACTTTATCTCCTTTGGGATTGAAACTTAAGGTCACTTTCCCGTTTTTCTTGCCATATTTAATTGCATTGGCCACCAGGTTATTCATTAACTCTGAAATCCGCTGCCTGTCAGCGAATACTTTTACCGACCGGTCATATTTTTTATCAAATTCCAACTGTATATTGTGCTTTTTGGCCCTCATGTCATGAAGTTCAAAAATTTCTTCAGTCAGTTTAAGGATATTGAAATTTTCCATTTCCAGTTTCAATTCTCCAGATTCCAGGCGGGAAATGGATTCCAGGTCTTCAACAATTGAAATCATCCGGTCAACGCTTTTAGCCATTCTTTCCAAATAAAGCTTATTGACCTTTTTATCGTTGATTCCCCCTTCAAGCAGGGTCAAAACATAGCCCTGGATATTGAAAATTGGGGTTTTCAACT encodes:
- a CDS encoding ATP-binding protein, whose translation is MKSLSTKSIALILSFLATLLAGLVFIFPEILGFNSYFFKFSVLLFFFLLIYLLARSLVDDFIKKRLKSAEDIKSKQAQKKKLQKFSVQDDVYTSEVKQDKSSWRIEKTAEIDQLKKLEQYRKDFIGNVSHELKTPIFNIQGYVLTLLEGGINDKKVNKLYLERMAKSVDRMISIVEDLESISRLESGELKLEMENFNILKLTEEIFELHDMRAKKHNIQLEFDKKYDRSVKVFADRQRISELMNNLVANAIKYGKKNGKVTLSFNPKGDKVLIEVRDNGIGIPENEISRIFERFYRVDKSRSREQGGTGLGLAIVKHIIEAHGQTITVKSKLNEGSVFSFTLDKAKTKQ